The Spirochaetaceae bacterium DNA segment TAGCCGTGGTCGAAGGCGGCGTCCGTGACCGGCACACCCTGCTGCAGGTCGCCCACCGCCGCCGCCAGCCGCCGGGCGCGGGCGTAACCGTGGAAGGTCATCCCGAAGCGCCGCCGGAACCAGCGCCGCACCGCCTCCGGGCGCAGTCCGGCCGCGGCCAGGTCGGCATCGGTCCAGCGCCGCCGCGGATCACGCTCCAGGTCGGCGAGCAGCGCGGACAGCCATGCCGGCGCCGCGCCGCCCGGATCGAGCGGGCGGCAGCGCAGGCAGGGGCGGTAGCCGGCGGCCAGCGCCGTGCCGGCGGTGGCGAAGAACTCCACGTTGCGCGGCTCCGGCTTGCGCGCCGGGCAGGAGCAGCGGCAGAAGATGCCGGTGGTGCGCACGGCGGCCACGAACAGGCCGTCGTAGCTGCCGTCCCGGCTGTTGAACGCCGCGAGCATCTCGTCGCGCGGCGGCATCGCCTCAACCATGCGTCAACCGTAATCCGGCCGCAATCGGGTGACCACCGCAAAATGAACGCCGAACCCGCTGCTCGGCGCCGGCCCCGGTATGCGGGCGCGGCTGGTTGAGTTACCCTGGATCAAGCGGCGCGACGCTCAGTTTCCGGGAGAGTGATGGGTGCCTGGTGGTCCCCGCGGTCTTCAAAACCGTTGTCGACCCTGCCGATGCAGGGCGAGGTGGGTTCGATTCCTACCCTCTCCGCTCATACTTTGCAACGAAGGGGGTGGTCGAGTTGACGCGCGAAGAGATCTTTCGGCTCACGGCGCTGTCGTCGTGCGCCGGGTGAGCGGCCAAGCTCAGCCAGCAGGCACTGGCCCAGGTCCTGGGCCAGCTTCCCGCGATCGACCATCCCAACGTGCTGATCGGTTCGGCTGCCGGCGACGACGCAGGAGTGTACCGGCTCGACGCCGAGCGGGCGCTGGTGCAGACGGTGGATTTCTTCACGCCGGTGGTCGACGACGGCTACACCTACGGGCGCATCGCCGCCGCCAACGCGCTGTCCGATGTGTACGCGATGGGCGGTCGGCCGCTGTCGGCCCTCAACGTGCTCGGCTTTCCCCCCGACCAGGTGCCCGACTCGGTGATCGCGGCGATTTTGCGCGGCGGCGCGGATACGGCGCATGGTGCCGGGTGTGCGGTGATCGGTGGACATACGGTTCGCAACCCGGAGCCGATCTACGGCATGGCGGTGACCGGACTGGTACATCCGGAACGGTTGCTCGCCAAGGACGCGGCGCGGGCGGGGGATCTGCTGATGCTTACCAAGCCGCTGGGAACGGGCATTGTCACCACGGCCCTGAAGCGCGCTGCCGCGCCTGCGCGGGCGGTGGAGCGGGCCGTGGCCGCCATGACGCAACTCAATGCGGCCGGTCCTGATCTCGCCGCATCCGGGTTGGTTGCGGCCACTGACGTCACCGGCTTCGGGCTGACCGGGCACCTCGCCGACCTGTGCGCGGCCAGCTCATGTGGCGCGGAGCTGTGGTACGACCGCGTGCCGGCGCTGGATGCCTCGCTCCCGGAGCTGATCGCGAACGGCTGCATTCCCGGCGGCACCGCGGACAACCTGTCCGCTGCCGACGACTCGGTCGACTGGGGTACCTGCCCGGAGCCGACCCGGGTCCTGCTCGCCGATGCACAGACCAGCGGCGGGCTGCTGTTGTGCGTCCCCGAGGCGCGGCACGAAGCAGTGTGCGCCGTGCTGGCCGCCCACCATGCCGTGCAAGCGATCGTGGGACGCGTGACGAGCGCCGCGAGCGTACCCGTTGTCGTCACCGCCGGGCCTGCTCGCAGGCATTGACGCCGTCACCGACGCAGGCGGTCCGCTCGGACAACCGCGGGGAGCCACTGCTTGCGGCCCGGCGTGCTGACCAGTCTCGGCTTCGCGCGCTCGCCACGGGGCAACCGTCACGATGGCCGCTTGCGGCCTCGCTTCCTGATCAGCGTCCGCTTCGCGCACGTGTTGCGGACCGGCGGCCGCCTGTACCGCCATCTGAGGTCGCGTGGTGGGCCCCGCCAAGCGACTCGCGATCCGTGCCACGATGCCGCGGATGTGGCAGTATCGGCCGCGCGATGAGCAGCTCAAGCGGCGGTCCGCCGCGCACGGACGACCGCAACGAAGCAGGCGTGCGCCCTGCCCGCCGCAACCCGTTCGAGTCGATTCCGCCTGTCAGTCGACTGGTCGACGGACTCGCCGATCTGAGCCTCCCCCGCCGGTTGTGCGTGGATCTGGTGCGGCACGAACTCGACCTGGTCCGAGCCACCGATCCGGTTCCCTCGCGCCCGCTGATCGAGGCGCGCGTGCGCGGCACCGCGATGCGGTTGGCGGCTGCACGCCTGCGCCGCGTGATCAACGCCACCGGGGTGCTCCTGCATACCAATCTGGGCCGCGCTCCGCTGGGCGACGCCACCGGCGCGCTGGCTGCGGCCACCGGTGGCTACAGCAACCTGGAGCTGGATCTGATCGCCGGCACGCGCGGCAGCCGGGGACACTACGTGGAGCGCGCCCTGGCCGCGCTGTGCGAATCCGAAGCCGCTACCGTGGTAAACAACTGCGCCGCCGCCCTGCTGCTGGCGGCGAGCGCCGCGACAGGCGATCCGGCGCGCCGCGAGGTGATCGTATCACGCGGCGAGCTGATCCAAATCGGCGGCGGGTTCCGCATACCCGATATCCTCACCGCGGCCGGCGCGCGGCTGCGAGAAGTCGGCACCACCAACCAGACCACGCGACGCGACTACGCGGCCGCGTGCGGTGCCGGCACCGCCGCCCTGCTCTCGGTGCACCGCAGCAACTTCGTCATGGAAGGGTTCGTGGCCGCACCGCGGCTCGGCGAGTTGCGGGAAGTGGCCGCGGACGCAGGCGTTCCGCTGATAGCTGACCTCGGCAGCGGCGCGGTGACGCGCACCGACGGTGTCGACGGCCTGCCGCGCGAGCCGCGCCCGCAGGATGTGCTGACAGCCGGGGCGACGCTGGTGTGCTTCAGCGGCGACAAGCTCCTCGGCGGCCCGCAGGCGGGGGTGATCGCCGGCAGGGCGGAGTGGATCGGCCGCCTGAAGGCGCATCCGCTGTTCCGCGCGCTGCGCCTCGACAAGGTGGCGCTGGCGCTGTTGCAGCAGACGGTGGACTGCCACCTGGACGACGCCGGGACGGTTCCGCTCGAGCAAATGCTGCACGTCCCGGTCGCCGCGCTGCAGGCACGCGCACAGGCGGTCGTGCGGCGTCTTCCCCGTTCCCTGCCGGCGGCCGCTACCGATTGCACGAGCCGTCTCGGCGGCGGCACCCTGCCGGCGGCTATCCTGCCGTCAGCCGGCATCGGCATTGCGCTGCCCGGCGGCAGCGCCGACGCCTTCGCCGCCGCGCTGCGCCGTGCCACGCCGCCGGTGATCGGTCACATCCACCGCGACCGGGTCGTGCTTGACCTGCGCACCGTGCCGCCGCACGACGACGAGCCGCTGACCGCGGCCATTGCCGCCGCCGC contains these protein-coding regions:
- the selA gene encoding L-seryl-tRNA(Sec) selenium transferase: MSSSSGGPPRTDDRNEAGVRPARRNPFESIPPVSRLVDGLADLSLPRRLCVDLVRHELDLVRATDPVPSRPLIEARVRGTAMRLAAARLRRVINATGVLLHTNLGRAPLGDATGALAAATGGYSNLELDLIAGTRGSRGHYVERALAALCESEAATVVNNCAAALLLAASAATGDPARREVIVSRGELIQIGGGFRIPDILTAAGARLREVGTTNQTTRRDYAAACGAGTAALLSVHRSNFVMEGFVAAPRLGELREVAADAGVPLIADLGSGAVTRTDGVDGLPREPRPQDVLTAGATLVCFSGDKLLGGPQAGVIAGRAEWIGRLKAHPLFRALRLDKVALALLQQTVDCHLDDAGTVPLEQMLHVPVAALQARAQAVVRRLPRSLPAAATDCTSRLGGGTLPAAILPSAGIGIALPGGSADAFAAALRRATPPVIGHIHRDRVVLDLRTVPPHDDEPLTAAIAAAAGMLASPMPDGATASGSVPR